The sequence below is a genomic window from Hyalangium ruber.
TCCACACGGACGCGCACTGTGTGTAGACCTGTGCATCGCCGGTAGGCCCTTGGTAGGTGGCCGTGCATGCACCGGAGCCGCCCGAGCTTCCGCCCGAGACGGTGCAGCTGTACGGATCAGTGCCGCTCGAGCAGCTGAGACCGGAACAGGTGGAGCCGCTGCCCATCCACTTGCCCGAGCAGCTGGAGGCACCCGTGCGTTGCTCGCAGAGCACGCGGTTCAGGTTTGAGTCGTAGTAGGCGCATGCGCCGGAGCTCCCGCCGCCGGGCGAAGCCGGTCCGCCCGAAGGCGTTCCCCAGCTCCACTCGGGCGTCCTCGGCTCCGAGAAGGTGTCTTGGGAGGACGTGCCCTCCGAAAATCCGACGTCCGCGCACGTGTCGCCCGAGAAGTAGCCGCAGTAGTCCCAGTCCTCGCACCAGAAGTCGCGGCACTCGCCCTCGGTGTCCTCCGTGCAGAAGTACAGGTTCGAGCCGTGGACGCAGGCGCCCTGCTCGAAGACGCCGCACCCCGACAAGAGGACAGCGCCGATGACCACGAGGGGGAGGAAACGGACGGATGCTGTAGCGGAGACAAGACGAGGTGATTGGACCATGTGGCGGAATGGTACCCATATCGCACGCGGCGATCCCACATGGACTTCGCACCCGAATCGGTGCCGCAGTTCCTCACGAGGAGGTCTGGCGCAACAAGGCCGCGGTTTGCGCCATGTCCTCGGGCATGGGGGCTTCCAGCGCTCTCGCCTCCACTCCCGGAAGGGCCGGCCACTCCAACCGTGCCGCGTGCAGCGGCGTCCTCGCCAGCACCACCGCCTCCCCTGCCCCGCCCAGGTCCTTCTCCGTCAGCGGCTCCTCGCGGCCGTACTGGTGGTCCACCAGCAGCGGGTGCCCCATCTGCAGCAGATGCACGCGGATCTGGTGCGTGCGGCCCGTGAGCGGTTCGGCTTCCACCAGCGAGGCCTTCGCGAAGGTCTCCACCGGGCGCACCCGCGTGCGTGAGGGTTTCCCCTCCTCCCCCGGTCGCGCCACCCGCATCCGGCCCTTGCGCCCGGCCACCAGCGCGGCGTCCACCAATTGGGGCGCCTCTACCCGGCCCTCCACCAGCGCCAGGTAGCGCTTCTTCACCTTGCCCGCCTCGAAGGCCTGCGACAGCGCCCGGTGCCGCTCCGCGTCCAGCGCGAACACCAGCACCCCCGAGGTGTCTCGATCCAGCCGATGCACCACGAAGACCTTCTTGCGCAGCTGCGCCTCCAGCTGCTCCCGCAGGGACGGGCCGCTGCCCTCGCCACGCCCGGGGATGACGAGCACCCCCGCGGGCTTGGCCACCACGAGCAGCCCCGCGCCCTCATGGAGAACGCGGAGCTCCGTCACTCGTACTCCGAGACCGGAACCACCGTGACCGGACCCAGTCCCTTGAGCTGCTTCTTCACCTCGGAGGCCTTGCCCAGCAGCACCATCGTCGGCGCCTGCGGGTACAGGTACTTCGCCGCCACCGTCTTCACCTGCTTCGGTGTCACCGCTCGCAGCCGGTCGCGGAACTGCTCCACCCAGTCATCCCCCAACCCATGCACCCGGATGTCCGCGAGCACCGACGCCACCGACTCGCTCGTCTCCGTGCGCAGCGGGTAGAGGCCCGCAAGGTACGTCTGCGCCGTCTTCAGCTCCCGGGGCGTAATCCCGCCCTTGCGTACCTTGCCCACCTCGCCCAGCGACACGTCGATGATCTCTCGCGTCGAGGCCGTCTTGGTGAAGGTGGAGATGGCGAAGATGCCGCCCGCGCTCATCGTGTCGAAGTAGCTGCCGACGCTGTAGGACAGGCCTCGCTCCACGCGTACGGCGTTCACCAGCCGCGAGGTGAAACCGCCGCCCAGGGCGATGTTCATCGCCGTCGCAGCGAAGTAGTCCGGGTGGCCGATGCGGTAGCCCGGCCCGCCGATGCGCACCTGCGACTGCGACTGGTCCGGCTTGTCGATCAGGAGGATTCGGCCCGCCTGCGCCAGGCGCTCCAACGGCGGTACAGTCAGAAGCTCGAGCTGCTCCGGCTGCGTCCAGCCTCCGAAGGCCTTCTCCGCCTCGGCGGCCACCACCTCCGGCTTTACCGCGCCCACCACCACCAGGAGCGCGCCCTTGGGGCCAATCCGCTCCCGGTGGAAGCGCACCACGTCCTCGCGGGTGAAGGTACGCACGTGCGAGGCCGTGCCCCCCACGTCATGCCCGTACGGGTGGTCTCCCCACAGCTCCTGGGTGAAGGCCCGGTCCGCGATGGTGCTCGGATCGTCCAGATCGTTGGCGAACTGCGCCAGCGAGCGCTCCCGGGCCAGCTCCACCTCCTTCTCGGGGAAGATGGGCTCTCGCACCAACTGCCCCAGCACCGAGAGCATCGCCGGGAAGTGCTCGGCCGGCGTGGTGACGTACAGCGACATCAAGTCCTCGCTCACGCCCGCGGCGAGGCTGGCGCCGACGAACTCGATCGCCTCGTCGATGGCATCCGCGCTCATGCGCTCGGTGCCTCGGCGCAGCAGGCGGACGGTGAAGTCGGCCAGGCCCTGCTTGTCCTTCGGATCCGTGGCGCTGCCAGCGCGCAGCACCAGGCGCATGGCCACCAGCGGCAGCGGGCCGCGCTCGGCGGCCATCACCTGCAGGCCCGTCGACGTCGTCGTCTCGGTGGCGGTGGGGAGCTTCAACGGCCGGGAGGCCGCCGACTTGTCCTTCGTCTTCGGAGTGGCTCGGGAACGGGTGGCCATCATCAATCCTCGGCGCCGTTGGCGGCGGAGTCTGTCTCGGGAACCAGCGTCACCACCGAGCGGCGCTCGGGAGCGAAGTACTTCGCGGCGGTGGCCTTCACCTGCTCGTTGGTGATGCCGGCATAGCGGGACGGCAGCGTCAGCAGCTCCTTCCACGAGCCCAGCAGCGCCTCGTAGTGGCCCAGCGCGTGGGCGCGCCCCGTGTTGGTGCCCAGCTCGCGGAGCTGGTCCGCCCGCAGGTTGTTCTTGGCCTTCTGCAGCTCGCGCTCGTTCAAGCCCTCGCGCGCCATGCGCTCCAGCTCGGTGTACAGCGCCGCCTCCACCTTCTGCGGATCCGAGTCCGGCTTGAGCTCCAGGTAGAAGAGGATCGTCCCTGGGTCAATCCGCCAGCCCCAGTCGAGCATCACCGACACGGCCACCTGCTGCTCGTACACCAGCCCCTTCACCAGCCGGCTCCCCTCCCCCTTGTTCAGCGCGTACTGGATGACGTCCAGCACGAGCGTCTCCTCCTCCGTGGCGCGCGGGCCCCGGAAGCCGATCATCAGCGAGGGCGACTGCGCCGGGTGGCGCACCACCGCGCGCCGCTCGCCCTTCTGCGCCGGCTCCGCGTCGATGACCGGAATCGGCTTGGGCCCCTTGGGGATGTCGCCGTAGTAGCGGCGAATCAAGGCCATCGTCTTCTTCGGGTTGATGTCACCCGAGATGTAGAGCACCGCGTTGCTGGGCGCGTAGTAGGTGCGAAAGTACTCCTCGCAGTCGCGGCGGGAGATGTTCTCGATGTCCGCCATCCACCCGATCACCGGCCAGCGGTACGGGTGCGCCTTGTACACCAGCGTGCCCAGCTCCTCGTCCAGGATGCCGGTGATCTCATTGTCCACGCGGACGCGGCGCTCCTCCTTCACCACCTCGCGCTCGCTGGCCAGCGTGTCATCCGAGATGCGCAGCGAGCGCATCCGGTCCGACTCCAGGTCCAGCACCGTCTCCAGCGCGTCCGACGAGAAGTCGTCGTAGTACACCGTCATGTCATTGGAGGTGTACGCGTTGGACCGGCCGCCGTTGGACTCCAGCACCCGGTCGAACTCCTTGGGGCCGTACTTCTTCGCCCCGTTGAACATCATGTGCTCGAACAGGTGGCTGATCCCCGTGATGCCGGGGCGCTCGTTGCGCGAGCCCACCTGGAAGAAGGTGTAAAGGCTCACCACGGGGGTTTGAGGGTTGGGCAGCAGCCGGATGCGCAGGCCGTTGGACAACTGGGCCTCGTGGACATCCAGCAGGGACTGCAGCGCGGGGTCCGCCTTACGAGCGGGAGGACGCGAAGAAGCCTTGGGCATAGGGCGGCAGCCTATACCCAGCGCCGAGTGGTGGCGCTACAGATCCACCACGCCCGCGCGCAGGGCCAGCACCACCGCCTCCACGTGCGAGTTGACTCCCATCTTCCGGTAGATATGCGACAGATGGGTGCGCACCGTGCGCCGCTCCAGCGTCATCACCTGCCCCACCTCGGCGTTGGACAGCCCCTTGGCCACGTAGCGCAGCACCTCGAACTCGATGGGCGTCAGCGCCCAGGGGTTCTCCTTCTTCTCCGGGGGCCTGGCCTGGATGGACTGGAAGTAGTTCCAGAACCTGCGGGCGATGATGGGCTCGAGCACCGTGCCCCCCTCCATCACCTCCTTGATTCCTGAGCGGATCTTCTCCGGCCCCACCCGCTTCACCAGGTAGCCCGAGGCCCCCGCCTGGATCGCCTCGTACACCTTCTGCTCATCCTCGAAGGACGTGAGGATGAGGATCTCCACCTCGGAGGCCCGGCGCTTGACGCGCTGTGTAACCTGGATGCCGTTGATCCCCGGCAGCTCCAGATCCAACAGGACGATCTGTGGCCGGACCCGGACGATGTCCTCCACGGCCTCCTCCCCGTCCTGGGAGGTGCCCACCACCTCGAGTTCCTCGTACGTCGCCAGCACCTTCACCAGGTTCTTGAGGAGGTTGGGCTGATCCTCGACGACATAGACGCGCGTCCGGTCCATGTTCAGCGCCTCGGAGTGGAGTCGAACTTCTGCTCGATGGTGTGGTTCTTCCCGCGCTCGAAGCGCGCCTCGAACTCCACGCGCTCCTTCGTCCCCACGGCCTCCAGGACGATGTGCCGGGTGCCCGGCTTCACCGGGTACTTCACCAGCGGCGTGCGCCGGCTCAACACCGTGCCATCGATGATGACCCGCGCGGGCACGTTGCTGCGCAGCGTCAGGAACGCGGAGTTCGGATCCGGCCGGGGCTCGTCCACGGGCTCTTTCCGAGGGGAGACCTCGGGGGGCGCGGGCTTGGGCTCTGGCGGCTTGGGCGAGGCCACGTACTGGTTCACCGCCCCGGTGATGGCATCCGCGCGGGGATCCGGCTTCGGGGCAGGCGCCGGAGGCTTGGTGGCGCCGAGCTGCCAGATCGCCAGGGCGAAGGCGATCACCCCCACCAGGAAGATTCCGCTGGCGAGGCCCAGGGCGCTGCGCTTGCGCTGCTCCATGGCGCGCAGGTCCCGCTCCTCGGTGAACAGGCGCTTCCCGGAGATCCCAATGCGAATGGAGGCATCCGTCGGCGGCGGCATCGGGATCTCCTTCCGCTCCCGAGGGACGTAGCCCTGAGCGGGCGGCTCCTTGGAGGGGGCCGTGCGCACCAGGGAAGGCGGAGGGCGGGCGGAGGGTGGCGGTGCCGCGGGGGGAGGCGCCGCACGGGCCGCCGGTGCCGCCTTGGGCGGAGAAGCGGCGGGCTCCTGGAGCTCCTCGGCGACGTGCGTCTTCTCCTCGGAGAGATCATCGACCCACTTGAGGCGGGGGTTGCGGCCGACGAAGGTGCCCTCCTTGACTCCGGGGGTGCCCATCATCAGACCCGCCGGCTTCTTCGCCTTGGGCGGCGCGGCTCCCGGGGGGGCCTCCCAAGCCTGCTCCAGCGGCCCCACGCTGCTCGGGGACGTGTCCTCCGCGACGGCCACGGGCTCCGGCTGGCCGGCGCGGGTGGCCTCCAGGGGCGCGTAGGCCTCCGGCTTGTACTCCTCGAAGATGGGGGCGGCTTCCTGCGTCTCCGCGGCGAACTCCTCCTCGCTCACGGAGCGGCTGAAGGAGGGCCGCACCACCACGGACACCTCGGGGATCTCGGCGTGCAGGTGGGCGATCTCGGCGCCGGTGACGGCGGTGAGCTTGAAGGGCTCGGTGAACGCCGGGGGCCCGAGCGTGGAGAAATTCACCTCGTTGGGCACGAGCTCGCGGACGAAGCGGCGCAGATCCTCCGTGTTCGGCATGCCCCCGTTGGCGGCGAAGAAGTTCCGCAGCGCCCCGGAGAACTCTCCCGCCGAGCGGAAGCGCCGGTTGGGGTGGGGATCCAGCGCTCGCAGGATGAGCGGATCCAGCCGCGCGTTGATGCGGCGATCGATGCGGCTGGGAGGCGGCAGCCCGCCGCTGCGGGTGCTCACGTTTCCGGTGACGATGGCCTCGCGCAGGGTGAGCAGCTCGTAGGCGATCGAGCCCAGGGAGTAGATGTCCGACTGGACCGTGGGCTCCTCGCCGCGGGTCACCTCGGGGGCGCGGTAGGCGCTGCGGCCCCGGGTGGCGAAGGTGCGCTTGAGCTCGGGCACCGCCATCAGGGCCTTGAGCGCGCCGAAGTCGCAGATGGCCGGCTGCCCGTCCCGCGACAGCAGCAGGTTGCCCGGGGTGATGGCGCCGTGGACGATCTCCGCCTCGTGCGCCTTCTGCACCGTCTCCAGGAGCTGGATGACGAGGTAGAGCGCGATGGGCGACGGGAGCAGCACCTCCTTGGTGTTGAGCCGCTGGAGCGCCGTGCCCAGGGTGTAGCCGTCCACGTGCTCGCGCACCACCGCGAGCCGCTCCTTCACGAAGCCCAGGTCCACGTAGTGGACGATGCCGGTGTGGCTCAGCGGGTTGAGCACCCGCGAGGTCTCCGCCAGCACCCGCGCGTAGCCCGGATCCGAGGTCTTCGGGTGGAAGAGCTTCACCACCACTTCGCCACCGGAGTCCTGCGTGGCCTTGTACAGGTCCGCCAGCTCGCCGGCTTCGATCCGCCCTGTCAGGCGGTAGGAGGTGTTCATCCCTTCCTCGCCCTGCGCCGGACGGCGGAGAAGTGGAACCCGCACCAGACGCACGTCTCGCGCTTGCGGCCGCGCGGCAGCTCCAGGGTGCAGCCAGGGCAACGGGGCCGGGGCCGCTCCTGCCGGGCCGGGGCCGCGGCCTGAGCGTGCCGGGCGCTGGTGGCCGGCTGGGCCCTCAGGGAGGATGACACGGCGCGGCGCACGTGCTGCTCCAGCCGACGCACCCGGTCTTCCAGGGCTTCGATTCGGGCGGACAGCCGCGCGTGGATCTCGGCGTCCGAGGGCTGGCGTCTGGCTGGCGACCGCATTCGCACCCCAGAGCGTGCCACGCTCCCTCGGATACCCGCAAGGAGGACAGAGGGACTGGGGTGCCAGCTCGATGAGCGCGTGTTATGTCTGAGGATCGCTTGGCTCCGACCGTCCCCAAGAACAGCCCCATCCCCGGAGGGCCCGCCCCGGACCCCCTCCATGGCAGTTTTCGCTCCGTCCTGGACCGCGCGCACGCAGAGCAAGCGGCTCAGCGCGCCCAGCACCTCATCACCGATGAGACGCTCGCCCGCCTGCTCACCGCGCCCCGGGAGCGTCACGAGGTGCCCCGGGCGCGGGACGTGTTCGTCAACCGCAACCTGCGCATGGCCTCCGTCGAGCTGATCGGCTTCGACATGGACTACACGCTGGCCATCTACCACATGCGCCGGCTCGAGCAGCTCTCGTTCGACATGACGCTGGCCAAGCTGGTGGGCGAGTACGGCTACCCGCCGGTGATTGGCCACCTGCTCTACGACCACCACTTCGTGATGCGCGGGCTGGCGGTGGATCGGCTCACCGGCAACATCCTGAAGATGGACCGCTTCGGGCACGTGGGGCGGGTGTGGCACGGGCTGCGGCCGGTGAAGACCGAGGTGCGGCGCGAGCTGTACCGCAACAAGCGCGTGCGCCCGAGCGACCCGCGCTTCGCGTGGAACGACACCCTGTTCGCGCTGCCGGAGACGTGCCTGTACGCGGGCGTCATCGAGCTCTTGGAGTCGCTGGGCCAGCGGGTGGACTACGGCAAGCTGTACGACGACATCCGCGAGGCCATCGACACGGTCCACCGGGACAACTCGCTCAAGCGCGAGGTGCGCAAGGAGCTCAGCCGCTACGTCTTCTTGGATCCGGAGCTGGGGCCGGCGCTGCACAAGCTGCGCTCGGGGCACA
It includes:
- a CDS encoding M16 family metallopeptidase, translating into MPKASSRPPARKADPALQSLLDVHEAQLSNGLRIRLLPNPQTPVVSLYTFFQVGSRNERPGITGISHLFEHMMFNGAKKYGPKEFDRVLESNGGRSNAYTSNDMTVYYDDFSSDALETVLDLESDRMRSLRISDDTLASEREVVKEERRVRVDNEITGILDEELGTLVYKAHPYRWPVIGWMADIENISRRDCEEYFRTYYAPSNAVLYISGDINPKKTMALIRRYYGDIPKGPKPIPVIDAEPAQKGERRAVVRHPAQSPSLMIGFRGPRATEEETLVLDVIQYALNKGEGSRLVKGLVYEQQVAVSVMLDWGWRIDPGTILFYLELKPDSDPQKVEAALYTELERMAREGLNERELQKAKNNLRADQLRELGTNTGRAHALGHYEALLGSWKELLTLPSRYAGITNEQVKATAAKYFAPERRSVVTLVPETDSAANGAED
- a CDS encoding response regulator transcription factor; amino-acid sequence: MDRTRVYVVEDQPNLLKNLVKVLATYEELEVVGTSQDGEEAVEDIVRVRPQIVLLDLELPGINGIQVTQRVKRRASEVEILILTSFEDEQKVYEAIQAGASGYLVKRVGPEKIRSGIKEVMEGGTVLEPIIARRFWNYFQSIQARPPEKKENPWALTPIEFEVLRYVAKGLSNAEVGQVMTLERRTVRTHLSHIYRKMGVNSHVEAVVLALRAGVVDL
- a CDS encoding serine/threonine-protein kinase — encoded protein: MNTSYRLTGRIEAGELADLYKATQDSGGEVVVKLFHPKTSDPGYARVLAETSRVLNPLSHTGIVHYVDLGFVKERLAVVREHVDGYTLGTALQRLNTKEVLLPSPIALYLVIQLLETVQKAHEAEIVHGAITPGNLLLSRDGQPAICDFGALKALMAVPELKRTFATRGRSAYRAPEVTRGEEPTVQSDIYSLGSIAYELLTLREAIVTGNVSTRSGGLPPPSRIDRRINARLDPLILRALDPHPNRRFRSAGEFSGALRNFFAANGGMPNTEDLRRFVRELVPNEVNFSTLGPPAFTEPFKLTAVTGAEIAHLHAEIPEVSVVVRPSFSRSVSEEEFAAETQEAAPIFEEYKPEAYAPLEATRAGQPEPVAVAEDTSPSSVGPLEQAWEAPPGAAPPKAKKPAGLMMGTPGVKEGTFVGRNPRLKWVDDLSEEKTHVAEELQEPAASPPKAAPAARAAPPPAAPPPSARPPPSLVRTAPSKEPPAQGYVPRERKEIPMPPPTDASIRIGISGKRLFTEERDLRAMEQRKRSALGLASGIFLVGVIAFALAIWQLGATKPPAPAPKPDPRADAITGAVNQYVASPKPPEPKPAPPEVSPRKEPVDEPRPDPNSAFLTLRSNVPARVIIDGTVLSRRTPLVKYPVKPGTRHIVLEAVGTKERVEFEARFERGKNHTIEQKFDSTPRR
- a CDS encoding RluA family pseudouridine synthase translates to MTELRVLHEGAGLLVVAKPAGVLVIPGRGEGSGPSLREQLEAQLRKKVFVVHRLDRDTSGVLVFALDAERHRALSQAFEAGKVKKRYLALVEGRVEAPQLVDAALVAGRKGRMRVARPGEEGKPSRTRVRPVETFAKASLVEAEPLTGRTHQIRVHLLQMGHPLLVDHQYGREEPLTEKDLGGAGEAVVLARTPLHAARLEWPALPGVEARALEAPMPEDMAQTAALLRQTSS
- a CDS encoding M16 family metallopeptidase; the encoded protein is MATRSRATPKTKDKSAASRPLKLPTATETTTSTGLQVMAAERGPLPLVAMRLVLRAGSATDPKDKQGLADFTVRLLRRGTERMSADAIDEAIEFVGASLAAGVSEDLMSLYVTTPAEHFPAMLSVLGQLVREPIFPEKEVELARERSLAQFANDLDDPSTIADRAFTQELWGDHPYGHDVGGTASHVRTFTREDVVRFHRERIGPKGALLVVVGAVKPEVVAAEAEKAFGGWTQPEQLELLTVPPLERLAQAGRILLIDKPDQSQSQVRIGGPGYRIGHPDYFAATAMNIALGGGFTSRLVNAVRVERGLSYSVGSYFDTMSAGGIFAISTFTKTASTREIIDVSLGEVGKVRKGGITPRELKTAQTYLAGLYPLRTETSESVASVLADIRVHGLGDDWVEQFRDRLRAVTPKQVKTVAAKYLYPQAPTMVLLGKASEVKKQLKGLGPVTVVPVSEYE